A genomic segment from Phragmites australis chromosome 6, lpPhrAust1.1, whole genome shotgun sequence encodes:
- the LOC133921454 gene encoding uncharacterized protein LOC133921454 isoform X2 yields the protein MPDDEGSEGGCVGVAAPASCGINGREGKSRRLDEVTKPLGHRSHAHPTFLPHFVDRCNYGDLDCGPFRSGRDARIRSMMDWATGRGTSQHQLFCALWELYYNDKFNEE from the exons ATGCCAGATGACGAGGGCAGTGAAGGCGGCTGTGTGGGCGTCGCGGCACCGGCGAGCTGCGGGATCAACGGCCGAGAGGGGAAAAGCAGGCGTTTGGATGAAGTAACCAAACCCCTTGGTCATCGAAGCCACGCGCATCCAACGTTCCTGCCCCATTTCGTCGACCGCTGCAACTACGGCGATCTCGACT GTGGTCCGTTCAGATCTGGTCGAGACGCCCGCATCCGGAGCATGATGGATTGGGCGACTGGAAGGGGAACAAGCCAACACCAGTTGTTCTGTGCATTATGGG AGTTGTATTACAATGACAAATTCAATGAAGAATAG
- the LOC133921454 gene encoding uncharacterized protein LOC133921454 isoform X1 — MPDDEGSEGGCVGVAAPASCGINGREGKSRRLDEVTKPLGHRSHAHPTFLPHFVDRCNYGDLDCTGGPFRSGRDARIRSMMDWATGRGTSQHQLFCALWELYYNDKFNEE, encoded by the exons ATGCCAGATGACGAGGGCAGTGAAGGCGGCTGTGTGGGCGTCGCGGCACCGGCGAGCTGCGGGATCAACGGCCGAGAGGGGAAAAGCAGGCGTTTGGATGAAGTAACCAAACCCCTTGGTCATCGAAGCCACGCGCATCCAACGTTCCTGCCCCATTTCGTCGACCGCTGCAACTACGGCGATCTCGACTGTACGG GTGGTCCGTTCAGATCTGGTCGAGACGCCCGCATCCGGAGCATGATGGATTGGGCGACTGGAAGGGGAACAAGCCAACACCAGTTGTTCTGTGCATTATGGG AGTTGTATTACAATGACAAATTCAATGAAGAATAG
- the LOC133921453 gene encoding transcription factor EAT1-like encodes MIAGGGYFDGSHDPILMAGSMIHDSSQSSIYDNTNAEQQNFRVTNFSMEDLSNPANLSSEPARAINHFQHQLGIDIEQDHSGHIIQEVPPVETANLVPANYGVQDHILSHQIGEGPHNITVEQQILDYNAVSYPNGAYAAAHDLLNVLQIQRCSLTPEFPSTEHIFGDPAHTTVNHLDMNNDLPGVEIYESSMMFSDSTLQLGYNATQSHLLKDLYHSLPQNYGLFTSDDERDGMIGVPGVSGNIFHEIDGRQFESPILGSRRQKGGFGKGKGKANFATERERREQLNVKYGALRSLFPNPTKNDRASIVGDAIEYINELNRTVKELKILVEKKNSTDRRKMIKLDDEAADDGESSSMQPVRDDQNNQMNGAIRSSWVQRRSKECDVDVRIVDDEINIKFTEKKRANSLVCAAKVLEEFHLELIHVVGGIIGDHHIFMFNTKIPKGSSVYACAVAKKLLEAVEMKHQALNIFN; translated from the exons ATGATTGCTGGGGGAGGCTATTTTGATGGTTCCCATGATCCTATTCTCATGGCAGGATCGATGATTCATGATTCTTCCCAATCTTCCATCTATGACAATACAAATGCTGAACAGCAAAACTTCAGAGTCACCAACTTTTCCATGGAAGATCTCTCCAATCCAGCCAATCTTAGCTCCGAGCCTGCAAGGGCAATCAACCATTTTCAACACCAGCTTGGGATTGACATAGAGCAGGACCACAGTGGCCACATCATACAAGAAGTGCCCCCAGTAGAAACTGCAAATTTGGTTCCTGCCAATTACGGTGTCCAAGATCATATCCTCAGCCACCAGATAGGAGAAGGTCCGCATAACATAACTGTGGAACAACAGATCCTGGACTACAATGCTGTATCATATCCAAATGGGGCTTACGCAGCTGCACATGATCTTCTAAATGTTCTACAGATCCAAAGGTGCAGTTTGACTCCTGAATTTCCTTCAACAGAACATATCTTTGGTGATCCAGCACATACCACTGTCAATCATTTGGATATGAACAATGACCTTCCAGGAGTAGAAATTTATGAAAGTTCAATGATGTTCAGCGATTCAACTCTACAGTTAGGTTATAATGCTACTCAATCTCATCTGTTGAAGGATCTCTATCATTCACTGCCACaaaattatgggttgtttacAAGTGATGATGAGAGAGATGGAATGATCGGGGTACCAGGGGTCTCGGGAAATATTTTCCATGAGATAGATGGGAGGCAGTTCGAAAGTCCCATACTGGGAAGCAGAAGACAGAAAGGTGGGTTTGGCAAGGGCAAGGGAAAAGCTAACTTTGCAActgaaagagagaggagggagcagCTAAATGTGAAGTATGGGGCTTTAAGATCACTGTTCCCAAACCCTACTAAG AATGACAGGGCCTCTATAGTTGGAGATGCCATTGAATACATCAATGAGCTTAATAGAACAGTGAAAGAACTGAAAATCCTAGTGGAAAAGAAGAACAGCACTGATAGGAGGAAGATGATTAAGTTGGATGATGAGGCAGCTGATGATGGGGAAAGCTCTTCAATGCAGCCAGTGAGGGATGACCAAAACAATCAGATGAATGGGGCTATAAGGAGCTCCTGGGTTCAAAGGAGGTCCAAGGAGTGCGACGTTGATGTCCGTATAGTTGATGATGAAATAAACATCAAGTTCACTGAGAAGAAGAGGGCCAATTCTTTGGTTTGTGCTGCAAAGGTTCTAGAGGAGTTCCATCTTGAGCTCATCCATGTTGTTGGGGGAATTATAGGAGATCACCATATATTCATGTTCAATACAAAG ATACCTAAGGGCTCCTCGGTGTACGCATGTGCGGTGGCTAAGAAGCTCCTCGAAGCTGTGGAGATGAAACATCAGGCTCTTAATATCTTCAACTAG
- the LOC133921454 gene encoding uncharacterized protein LOC133921454 isoform X3, which translates to MPDDEGSEGGCVGVAAPASCGINGREGKSRRLDEVTKPLGHRSHAHPTFLPHFVDRCNYGDLDCTGGPFRSGRDARIRSMMDWATGRGTSQHQLFCALWGPAVLL; encoded by the exons ATGCCAGATGACGAGGGCAGTGAAGGCGGCTGTGTGGGCGTCGCGGCACCGGCGAGCTGCGGGATCAACGGCCGAGAGGGGAAAAGCAGGCGTTTGGATGAAGTAACCAAACCCCTTGGTCATCGAAGCCACGCGCATCCAACGTTCCTGCCCCATTTCGTCGACCGCTGCAACTACGGCGATCTCGACTGTACGG GTGGTCCGTTCAGATCTGGTCGAGACGCCCGCATCCGGAGCATGATGGATTGGGCGACTGGAAGGGGAACAAGCCAACACCAGTTGTTCTGTGCATTATGGG GTCCTGCGGTCCTTCTCTGA
- the LOC133921454 gene encoding uncharacterized protein LOC133921454 isoform X4, whose protein sequence is MPDDEGSEGGCVGVAAPASCGINGREGKSRRLDEVTKPLGHRSHAHPTFLPHFVDRCNYGDLDCGPFRSGRDARIRSMMDWATGRGTSQHQLFCALWGPAVLL, encoded by the exons ATGCCAGATGACGAGGGCAGTGAAGGCGGCTGTGTGGGCGTCGCGGCACCGGCGAGCTGCGGGATCAACGGCCGAGAGGGGAAAAGCAGGCGTTTGGATGAAGTAACCAAACCCCTTGGTCATCGAAGCCACGCGCATCCAACGTTCCTGCCCCATTTCGTCGACCGCTGCAACTACGGCGATCTCGACT GTGGTCCGTTCAGATCTGGTCGAGACGCCCGCATCCGGAGCATGATGGATTGGGCGACTGGAAGGGGAACAAGCCAACACCAGTTGTTCTGTGCATTATGGG GTCCTGCGGTCCTTCTCTGA